The nucleotide window aaattttgaagcttagatatgaacattttaaaatgtttaattcctTAAGAACATACCtgataaataaacattgttttgCATTAACAGCCCTTGACGTTCTTTCATAgactttaatatttgttttgctaGTATGGTACCATTAGATCTCAACCCATTAATACATTTCCACCATATACCATACAAATCTCCTAGAGTTATCTCTTGTTTTTGTAAGGCTAATGTTGCTATTTTAACTGGTAATAAAGCATCaaccttaaatataatacaatttaaatatattttagttaaatttaaatataattggtgTTTAGTTAAGTTCATGTATGGGGGAAATAAATgttgtcaaaatatatttttttttaattaatagaaaatacagcttcaagtaaattataaaaaataatattcaaacattttctttattctattgtttctttattattttttttcaatactagTAGGTAgttaaagcaaaaataaacgattatttcaaaaccaatatactattacatacaaattaagtatttaacttaCAATACTTTGAACAGATATCCACTCATTATCTGTAAGTTTTAAGTCGGGGTTGGTTTCATCATGTTccttacaaaacatttttaattcaattaatctGTATAACATGTTGTATATTGAATTCCATCTAGTTTCATTGTCGATCATAGCcagttttaaattcattctTACTAACCAACTTGAATATGTTGGTGTTCTGAGTTTTTTCACTAcctattattgtagttatataaatagaataattatttatgttctaaaatatactattttatttaatggttttataaaaattataatcatttacctGTCTAGCGCGAGAAATGAAATTTGTAATAGAAGCAATCTTTAAACCGTCATGAATGCATAGTTGCAATGTATGTACAGCACATCTCACACATGACGTTATTGCTACAGGAGTTATGGCATTAAGAACAGTGTCTTCCAATTCATTTATATCTGCATCACCCTCATCAGCTTcaactataaaacatttatatttagtcaaattataaaacaatatcaacAAATGTATCATAGAATATGTTAAtcatatatatgatatatttattaatgcatttataatttttttttttttttttaaattaatacttacgaCTGAAAAGTTCATTTTCAATGTCATCAGTAGCAAGTGGTGTTCCTTCATTGTCATACTGCCATAAATCGTCATCATCGCGTTCactgttattttcattttcaattggCATTAAAGTACTGTTTTGAACCTGATCTGTCTCATCGTTCATAATTCTAGCCAATTTCACCATGTTTGCAGCATTGTCACAAGTTATAGAATACAATTGTTCctttttaatgttgtatttttcaaGTGTTTCAAGAAGCTAAaaagtatagaataatattacaattattatcaggcttataaaatgtattaataaaataaattttaataagaaatattatatttatgcaattatttatttttgtattatacttaataataactaataaatatatgagtattaccatcttttttaaatttactgcaCTATGCTTTTCATGCATTTCGACCATGGCCAGTGTtgacaaacatatttttccatCTTtcgtatattgaatatttacccCTAATATAGAACGATGATGACGCTTCAcacaatcaatttttaagcTGACAAGCTGATTTTTTACATCAGTTTTTATTCTTGAAACTATTTCATTTGAAGTAGACAATATGTGAGTCTTTATGTTATGCGAATTTATGGTAAAGTCtagaatgtttattaaaaattttttaaaacttgatcCGATacccaatttaatttaaaattaatttcatacttTCGCCGATAGCTTCAGTCAAAggctttaaaattttttgaaaaccagAATCGTTGAAAATGGTAAATGGACGGCCATTTACTGTGACAATCTCAGTGCACGCTTTTAACAAAGTTACCCGATCCATTTTGACAAATAGATTTTTCTTACTTGTAGTTATGATCTTGTCCAATGGTCCATGTttctacaaataaatttatattttagaattaattgaattaatttaaatatttaataaatttataataaatgtggcATTGTACAAAACTACTAAGGTTTTCACTTTCACATttggaattatttaataatttatttgaagtgCCTACATGCTATTCAGTACTTGGAagatggtaaaaataaatttttatcgatccaaaatgtatagaaaattttaaaattaaaattattttagtactacctaggtacttataataggtattgtaaataattacaaaattaagttGGTTTTACCTTGGATGGAAATGTCGCAGTATCATCTAGTCgacgtttttcttttttatttacaatcttTTCATTCTCAATATCTTGTTTGgcttttactaaaatattccaTTCTTGTGGATGTGATGTTTTTATGTGTGTCTCAAGGTTATGACTATGTTGACCTTTCATAACAGGTCGACAGCACCCTTTGACATTACATGTCGATTCGTCTTTTTCAATGTTATaggtgaaaaataatttgccaACTGGATTTGAAGGTTTTCTTCCCATTGTACAAAACCAAGTAAAAAACGCCAAAAACGGTAAGCAGTTgca belongs to Aphis gossypii isolate Hap1 unplaced genomic scaffold, ASM2018417v2 Contig00063, whole genome shotgun sequence and includes:
- the LOC126553077 gene encoding LOW QUALITY PROTEIN: uncharacterized protein LOC126553077 (The sequence of the model RefSeq protein was modified relative to this genomic sequence to represent the inferred CDS: inserted 1 base in 1 codon), with translation MGRKPSNPVGKLFFTYNIEKDESTCNVKGCCRPVMKGQHSHNLETHIKTSHPQEWNILVKAKQDIENEKIVNKKEKRRLDDTATFPSKKHGPLDKIITTSKKNLFVKMDRVTLLKACTEIVTVNGRPFTIFNDSGFQKILKPLTEAIGENFTINSHNIKTHILSTSNEIVSRIKTDVKNQLVSLKIDCVKRHHRSILGVNIQYTKDGKICLSTLAMVEMHEKHSAVNLKKMLLETLEKYNIKKEQLYSITCDNAANMVKLARIMNDETDQVQNSTLMPIENENNSERDDDDLWQYDNEGTPLATDDIENELFSLEADEGDADINELEDTVLNAITPVAITSCVRCAVHTLQLCIHDGLKIASITNFISRARQVVKKLRTPTYSSWLVRMNLKLAMIDNETRWNSIYNMLYRLIELKMFCKEHDETNPDLKLTDNEWISVQSIVDALLPVKIATLALQKQEITLGDLYGIWWKCINGLRSNGTILAKQILKSMKERQGLYFLDPRYQCLLTEDEKIXAINHLIKTWKVLLNLNEDNIGEEDNTVDNTSLEQKYDKPDLYKLACVVHTVPATQVSVERSFSGLKFILSDLRSSLSSEALDAIMIIRIIYPKGTLAASTFLPLATQYFGNIVSLRLTAVMSESFQ